Proteins encoded in a region of the Arvicanthis niloticus isolate mArvNil1 chromosome 16, mArvNil1.pat.X, whole genome shotgun sequence genome:
- the LOC117721938 gene encoding disintegrin and metalloproteinase domain-containing protein 26A-like yields MFLKFCLWKMFFLSAWSPTGHAKYSSSLPEVVIPLRVKVTGRNNISPGWLSYSLHIEGQRHIITMKPKKYLISRNFLLLTYSDQGDLLEEQPFVQNDCYYHGYVDEDPESLVIVNTCFGSLQGILEINGTTYEIMPKSSTSTFEHLAYKMDSEEPESIPMRCGLTEEEIARQMKLQERDASTLLQIVPYDYSWTHHRFIDYFVVIDHKHYIHRNNNITTCIQETLQIVNGLNGLYLQIGIDVVLTKLEVWSQRNLINVEQRIHKVLSDFCIWKIASISNQIRYDVIHLVVRHDYVKTLGTAYLLSICSTNNCGVNSYVSDKTFDISYIIAHEMGHSLGLEHDKKECYCGRGKQCIMHKYKSDYPKFSNCSFEYLYSFLYLRPCLYDTPETLETLGTTNLTKCGNNLVEEGEQCDCGSSESCSTDPCCSEGCVLKPGAQCASGLCCQDCQFLQTGTRCRKEKNECDLPEWCNGTSAECPADVYKEDGSPCSCGYCYKMECHQHDEQCRKIFGKGSQSASGICYMEINTLGDRFGNCGIDTYKYRICELTDVLCGRIQCENVTELPQRRNHETLHSTHFSNITCWTIDYHFGIKIDDTGAVNDGTACAPQHLCIDRKCVHHSILSSNCSKTFCHMHGLCNNKHHCHCDVTWEPPDCRQRGNGGSIDSGPAPVHRGPAPLPSGPAPVPCRPLPVISRPAPMPSTPAPVPSKPAPVPSTPAPVPSRPAPVPSRQAPVPSRPAPVPSRPPPVPSRPAPVPSRQAPMHSKPSPVPLSPFNWSVFFIAFSVMCVLGLISLYILFELRILPLKKVVPNTESGDKHLT; encoded by the coding sequence ATGTTCCTTAAGTTCTGCCTGTGGAAgatgttcttcctctctgcatGGTCACCAACTGGACATGCTAAGTACAGTAGTAGCCTTCCAGAAGTAGTGATACCCTTGAGGGTGAAGGTCACTGGCAGAAATAATATTTCCCCAGGTTGGCTGTCCTATAGCCTGCACATTGAGGGACAGAGACACATAATCACTATGAAACCCAAGAAATACTTGATATCCAGAAACTTCTTATTACTCACTTATAGTGACCAAGGTGATCTCCTTGAAGAACAGCCTTTTGTGCAGAATGACTGCTACTACCATGGCTATGTGGATGAAGACCCAGAATCCCTGGTCATCGTTAACACCTGTTTTGGGAGTTTGCAAGGCATACTAGAGATAAATGGCACAACTTATGAGATCATGCCCAAGAGCTCAACTTCAACATTTGAACATCTGGCTTACaaaatggacagtgaggagccaGAATCAATTCCCATGAGATGCGGGTTAACCGAAGAGGAAATAGCACGGCAAATGAAGCTTCAAGAAAGAgatgcctcaacacttttgcaaATAGTCCCATATGATTATTCGTGGACTCATCACAGGTTTATTGACTATTTTGTAGTTATTGACCATAAACACTATATTCATAGAAATAACAATATCACAACTTGTATTCAAGAAACTTTGCAAATAGTCAATGGATTAAATGGTTTATATCTTCAAATAGGCATAGACGTGGTTTTAACCAAACTTGAAGTGTGGAGCCAAAGAAATCTTATCAATGTAGAACAACGGATTCATAAGGTCCTAAGTGATTTCTGCATTTGGAAAATAGCCTCGATTAGCAATCAAATTAGATATGATGTCATACACCTTGTGGTCAGACATGATTATGTTAAAACTTTAGGGACAGCTTATTTACTTAGCATTTGTTCTACTAATAATTGTGGAGTTAACAGTTATGTGTCTGATAAAACTTTTGACATTTCATACATTATAGCACATGAGATGGGTCATAGCTTGGGTTTGGAGCATGATAAAAAGGAATGTTATTGTGGGAGAGGAAAACAATGCATAATGCATAAATATAAATCAGATTACCCCAAATTCAGCAATTGTAGTTTTGAAtatctttattcatttctttatctaAGACCATGCTTATACGATACACCAGAAACACTGGAAACACTAGGAACAACAAACCTGACCAAGTGTGGAAATAACTTGGTTGAGGAAGGAGAGCAGTGTGATTGTGGGAGCTCTGAATCCTGTTCAACAGATCCATGCTGTAGCGAGGGCTGTGTTCTCAAACCTGGTGCTCAATGTGCTTCTGGGCTTTGTTGCCAAGATTGCCAGTTCCTTCAAACAGGCACCAggtgtagaaaagagaaaaatgagtgtgACCTTCCAGAGTGGTGCAATGGAACTTCAGCTGAGTGTCCAGCAGATGTGTATAAAGAAGACGGAAGCCCTTGCTCGTGTGGTTATTGCTATAAGATGGAGTGTCATCAACATGATGAACAGTGTCGGAAGATTTTTGGCAAAGGAAGTCAAAGTGCAAGTGGAATTTGCTACATGGAAATAAACACACTGGGTGACCGTTTTGGTAACTGTGGTATTGATACCTATAAATACAGAATATGTGAACTCACTGATGTACTCTGTGGGCGAATTCAGTGTGAGAATGTGACAGAACTTCCCCAAAGGAGAAACCATGAAACGTTGCATTCCACTCACTTCAGTAATATCACCTGCTGGACTATAGACTATCATTTTGGGATAAAGATAGATGACACTGGAGCAGTGAACGATGGCACAGCTTGTGCTCCACAGCATTTATGTATTGACAGAAAGTGTGTCCACCATTCGATTCTGTCAAGTAACTGTTCAAAAACCTTCTGCCATATGCATGGACTCTGCAACAATAAACACCACTGCCATTGTGATGTCACATGGGAACCCCCAGACTGTCGACAACGTGGCAATGGAGGTAGTATAGACAGTGGACCAGCTCCTGTGCATCGTGGACCAGCTCCTCTGCCTAGTGGACCAGCTCCTGTGCCTTGCAGACCACTTCCTGTGATTAGTAGGCCAGCTCCTATGCCAAGTACACCAGCTCCTGTGCCTAGTAAACCAGCCCCTGTGCCAAGTACACCAGCTCCTGTGCCAAGTAGACCAGCTCCTGTGCCAAGTAGACAAGCTCCTGTGCCTAGTAGACCAGCTCCTGTACCAAGTAGACCACCTCCTGTGCCTAGTAGACCAGCTCCTGTGCCAAGTAGACAAGCTCCTATGCATAGTAAGCCATCTCCTGTGCCTTTATCTCCTTTTAATTGGAGTGTGTTCTTCATAGCTTTTTCAGTTATGTGTGTGCTTGGCTTAATTTCTTTGTACATCCTTTTTGAATTAAGGATATTACCTCTAAAAAAAGTTGTGCCAAACACAGAATCTGGTGATAAACATCTTACCTAA